A section of the Pediococcus inopinatus genome encodes:
- a CDS encoding RNA-binding S4 domain-containing protein, with translation MRLDKFLKISRIIKRRSIAKEIADQGRITINDRVAKSSSNVVVDDKLVIKFGNKTLTIRVDELLETTKKDDAERMFTILAEDYEKDYRK, from the coding sequence ATGCGATTAGATAAATTTTTAAAAATCTCTAGAATTATTAAACGGCGTTCAATTGCCAAAGAAATTGCAGATCAAGGACGAATCACGATTAATGATCGGGTAGCAAAATCATCATCTAATGTCGTGGTCGATGACAAATTAGTAATCAAATTCGGGAATAAAACCCTCACCATACGAGTGGATGAACTCCTGGAAACGACTAAAAAGGATGATGCCGAGCGCATGTTTACAATTTTGGCAGAAGATTACGAAAAAGATTATCGAAAATAA
- a CDS encoding putative polysaccharide biosynthesis protein, whose translation MQNNKMKNAMQGAFILTLASLVAKVLSAIYRIPLQNLVGNTGFYVYQQIYPIYGIGITFALSGFPVFVSKLVAEQETESQKIKVAQKAFVILSVISLVIVVSLLSFAPEIAHGMGDVGLTPLIRCVSLMFIFMPFLAVGRGYYQGIFQMIPTARSQVMEQVVRVVIIIGVAYTAVNQDWNVYRMGTWAMSGAVVAAIVSTLYFLRLFKKKIFGPLPTQTGPIASYKKLSKRFLIEGGTICLFAAIIILLQLIDSFTVKNGLVASGVSNKAAKSLKGIYDRGQPLVQLGLVVATSFSTTLLPSLTKAVQKHNRYEFKRTVQSMLHISLAISVAATVGMMTLMPQINRLLFGNTEGTSAIMIYVVAIVLAALIATYNSVLQSVNVFKPAIVAFFVGLGVKLLLNRVAVQQYGINGASLVTILSLAVILVFMQLGSSDSLKGNLRLDIGFFGKLILASGSMVLVVNWSKMVLLSLFFNSGRIELGIMIVVVVLLGGLTFSGVAIGLRLFTIREWLTIPYGKKLLKKILDNKK comes from the coding sequence GTGCAAAATAACAAGATGAAAAATGCGATGCAAGGAGCGTTTATTTTAACCCTCGCGTCATTAGTTGCTAAAGTTTTAAGCGCTATTTATCGAATTCCACTTCAAAACTTAGTGGGCAACACCGGATTTTACGTTTATCAACAAATTTATCCCATCTATGGGATTGGGATTACGTTTGCCTTGAGTGGCTTTCCTGTCTTTGTGTCCAAATTAGTTGCAGAACAAGAGACTGAAAGTCAAAAAATCAAAGTTGCTCAAAAAGCGTTTGTTATCCTAAGTGTCATTTCATTGGTGATTGTTGTTTCATTATTAAGTTTTGCCCCAGAAATTGCTCATGGTATGGGGGATGTTGGGTTGACACCTCTTATCCGCTGCGTTTCACTGATGTTTATTTTTATGCCCTTTTTGGCAGTTGGTCGGGGTTATTATCAGGGAATCTTTCAAATGATTCCAACGGCGCGATCACAAGTGATGGAACAAGTTGTTCGGGTAGTAATTATTATTGGCGTGGCATATACAGCTGTTAATCAGGACTGGAATGTTTACCGGATGGGAACCTGGGCAATGTCCGGAGCCGTTGTGGCTGCCATTGTGAGCACACTATATTTTTTACGATTGTTTAAAAAGAAAATATTTGGGCCACTACCGACGCAAACGGGGCCGATTGCTAGTTATAAGAAATTAAGCAAGCGGTTTTTAATTGAAGGTGGCACAATCTGTTTATTTGCAGCAATTATCATTTTATTGCAATTAATTGATTCCTTTACTGTTAAGAATGGGTTAGTTGCGAGCGGAGTTTCTAACAAGGCAGCTAAATCTTTAAAAGGAATTTATGATCGAGGGCAACCCTTAGTTCAATTAGGATTAGTGGTGGCAACTTCATTTTCAACAACTTTACTGCCGTCGCTAACCAAAGCGGTACAAAAACATAATCGTTATGAGTTTAAACGAACTGTCCAATCAATGTTACACATTAGTTTGGCAATTTCGGTGGCTGCAACGGTAGGGATGATGACCTTAATGCCCCAGATTAACCGCTTGTTATTTGGAAATACCGAGGGAACGTCAGCAATTATGATTTATGTGGTGGCCATCGTTTTGGCCGCTTTAATTGCCACATATAATAGCGTTCTTCAAAGTGTGAATGTGTTCAAACCAGCTATTGTAGCTTTCTTTGTCGGTTTGGGTGTCAAACTTTTATTAAATAGAGTTGCTGTACAGCAATATGGGATCAATGGTGCAAGCTTGGTAACCATTTTGAGCTTAGCTGTGATTTTAGTGTTCATGCAACTTGGTAGCTCAGATTCCTTAAAAGGCAATCTCAGACTGGATATCGGCTTTTTCGGAAAGTTGATCCTTGCAAGCGGAAGTATGGTACTTGTGGTGAATTGGAGTAAAATGGTGCTACTATCACTTTTTTTTAACTCGGGACGCATAGAATTAGGAATCATGATTGTGGTGGTTGTTTTATTAGGCGGTTTAACTTTTAGTGGCGTAGCGATTGGATTGCGATTGTTTACCATTCGAGAATGGCTAACGATCCCCTATGGGAAAAAATTACTCAAAAAAATATTAGATAACAAGAAATGA
- the mfd gene encoding transcription-repair coupling factor, translating into MNIQNFFAQSQEVQQVLTATIPNSRQLVTGLVGSAKTLLLSELLSAKEAPILTISDNLYHAQQLTDDLQNILDDAQVHLFPVEETLAASAATSAPIYRGQRTEFLHALIANEPGVYVTSVSGLRRFLPQKKIMQQAVLEVKVGKEFELTDLEDQLVDMGFVREEMVVRPGDFAVRGSIVDIYPLNADYPVRIDFFDTEVDSLRYFDSENQRSVKNIETVTILPATDFIVTKAMLQKGIENYQKAVEKEKKRLKTDNDIQMLETQAENILARWQDRNVQPEDIVLADYLYDKKDGLLDYMDDSGVLVFDDYSRILEAERDLQDDDAEWVADKLKKHQVISTEKFGFEVRKLMKEHEQPQILLSLFQKGLGRLRLDQLVDLRTRAMQEFYGQMPVLKTEMDRWQKQAQTIVVLIQKKDRLDKVSSTLRDFEISAVVARDQEVQPRAVTIIQGQLTSGFEYPDANLVVITEHELFAKIPKKRPKRQKMENAQRLKSYTELKPGDFVVHVNHGIGRYTGMTTMFVDGVHQDYITIQYAGSGKLFIPVTQLNLVQKYVASEGKHPRLSKLGGSDWAKTKRKVAAKIEDIADELVDLYAQREAEKGFAFSKDDDYQRQFEDDFAYTETPDQLRSVTEIKRDMERAKPMDRLLVGDVGYGKTEVALRAAFKAIEDGKQVAFLVPTTILAQQHYETMINRFSGYPVSAGVLSRFRTKPQIKETLAGLQNGTVDIVVGTHRLLSKDVKFQDLGLLIIDEEQRFGVKHKEKIKSLKSQVDVLTLTATPIPRTLNMSMIGVRDLSVIETPPTNRYPIQTYVMEENAGAIRDGIHRELQRGGQVFYLHNRVEDIEETVSQVEALVPEASVTYIHGQMSEKQMEDVLYDFVQGEYDVLVTTTIIETGVDIPNVNTLFVENADHMGLSQLYQLRGRIGRSSRVAYAYFTYKPNKVLTEVSEKRLEAIKDFTELGSGFKIAMRDLSIRGAGNLLGKQQHGFIDSVGYDLYTQMLTDAVNQKQGKKAKVTTDAEVELGVEAYLPSTYIEDQRQKIELYKRIRQIENQDQYVEIQEDLIDRFGEYPVEVTNLLAIGQIKMLADEALIEKIQRHEDAIQVTLSPRATGKLQQADIFEALSATKLKAMVNVDGGKMQIKLVIQPKMEEKDWLKQLKEFVEALIKKVA; encoded by the coding sequence ATGAACATTCAGAATTTCTTTGCCCAAAGTCAAGAAGTTCAACAGGTTCTGACTGCTACAATTCCGAATAGTCGTCAATTGGTTACAGGACTAGTTGGGTCCGCAAAAACGCTTTTGCTAAGTGAGTTACTTAGCGCCAAAGAAGCGCCAATTTTAACAATTTCAGATAATTTGTATCACGCTCAGCAATTAACTGATGATTTACAGAATATCCTTGATGACGCACAAGTTCATTTATTTCCGGTCGAGGAAACTTTAGCGGCCTCAGCGGCAACTAGTGCGCCAATTTATCGTGGGCAACGAACCGAATTTTTACACGCGCTGATTGCCAATGAACCGGGAGTTTATGTGACCTCTGTTTCGGGATTGCGCCGGTTCCTCCCTCAAAAAAAGATTATGCAACAGGCTGTTCTTGAAGTGAAGGTTGGCAAAGAATTTGAGCTGACCGATCTTGAAGATCAATTGGTTGATATGGGATTTGTGCGGGAAGAAATGGTTGTGCGCCCAGGAGACTTTGCGGTGCGTGGGTCAATTGTTGATATTTATCCGCTAAACGCCGACTATCCAGTGCGAATTGATTTTTTTGATACGGAAGTTGATTCTTTACGCTATTTTGATTCAGAAAACCAACGTAGTGTGAAAAATATTGAGACGGTGACCATTTTGCCGGCCACCGACTTTATTGTGACAAAAGCGATGCTACAAAAAGGGATTGAAAATTATCAAAAGGCGGTTGAAAAAGAAAAAAAGCGTTTAAAAACCGATAATGACATTCAGATGTTAGAGACCCAGGCGGAGAATATTTTGGCCCGCTGGCAAGACCGAAATGTGCAACCTGAAGATATTGTCCTTGCGGATTATCTTTATGATAAAAAAGATGGCCTACTGGATTATATGGACGATTCTGGTGTGCTTGTTTTTGATGACTATTCTCGAATCCTAGAAGCCGAACGTGATCTTCAAGATGACGATGCCGAGTGGGTTGCTGATAAATTAAAAAAACATCAAGTGATCTCAACGGAAAAATTTGGGTTTGAAGTTCGTAAGTTAATGAAGGAGCATGAACAGCCACAGATTTTATTATCGCTATTCCAAAAGGGTCTTGGAAGATTAAGACTAGACCAGTTGGTAGATCTTAGAACACGCGCAATGCAAGAGTTTTATGGGCAAATGCCGGTTTTAAAAACCGAAATGGACCGTTGGCAAAAACAAGCCCAGACCATCGTGGTCCTTATTCAAAAAAAGGATCGCCTGGATAAAGTTAGTTCAACGCTTAGAGATTTTGAAATTTCAGCGGTTGTCGCACGTGATCAAGAGGTTCAACCAAGAGCCGTTACCATCATCCAAGGACAACTAACGAGTGGTTTCGAATATCCTGATGCTAATTTAGTTGTGATTACAGAGCATGAATTATTTGCGAAAATTCCTAAAAAACGGCCTAAGCGGCAAAAAATGGAAAACGCGCAACGACTTAAGAGTTACACGGAACTAAAGCCCGGAGACTTCGTTGTGCATGTGAATCACGGAATTGGCCGCTACACTGGCATGACCACAATGTTTGTAGATGGCGTCCATCAAGACTATATCACCATTCAATATGCCGGCAGTGGGAAACTATTTATTCCGGTTACACAACTAAATTTAGTTCAAAAATACGTTGCTTCTGAAGGAAAGCATCCTAGATTAAGCAAGCTTGGCGGAAGCGACTGGGCCAAAACAAAACGTAAAGTAGCTGCAAAAATTGAAGATATTGCTGACGAGTTGGTGGATCTGTATGCCCAACGAGAAGCAGAAAAAGGATTCGCCTTTTCAAAAGATGACGATTACCAGCGCCAGTTTGAAGACGATTTCGCGTACACCGAGACTCCTGATCAATTGCGCAGTGTCACGGAAATTAAACGAGATATGGAACGGGCAAAACCGATGGATCGCTTATTAGTTGGGGATGTCGGTTACGGTAAAACGGAAGTTGCTTTGCGGGCGGCATTTAAAGCAATTGAAGATGGAAAACAAGTTGCCTTTTTAGTGCCCACAACCATTTTGGCGCAACAACATTATGAAACCATGATCAATCGATTTAGTGGTTATCCGGTCTCAGCCGGAGTATTGTCCCGATTCCGGACGAAACCACAAATAAAAGAAACTTTAGCTGGTTTACAAAATGGCACGGTTGATATTGTGGTGGGAACTCATCGGTTATTGTCCAAGGATGTGAAGTTTCAAGATTTAGGATTACTGATTATTGATGAAGAGCAACGATTTGGTGTGAAACATAAGGAAAAAATTAAGAGCCTTAAGTCCCAAGTTGATGTTTTGACTTTAACGGCAACGCCAATTCCGCGGACCCTTAACATGTCGATGATTGGTGTCCGTGATTTGTCCGTGATTGAAACACCACCAACCAACCGTTATCCAATTCAGACTTATGTAATGGAAGAAAACGCTGGTGCAATTCGCGATGGGATTCACCGCGAGCTGCAACGAGGTGGACAGGTTTTTTATTTGCATAACCGGGTGGAAGATATTGAAGAGACGGTAAGCCAGGTCGAAGCGCTAGTGCCGGAAGCCAGTGTGACGTACATTCATGGGCAAATGTCTGAAAAACAAATGGAAGACGTTTTGTATGACTTTGTCCAAGGAGAATACGATGTGTTAGTGACCACAACGATCATTGAAACTGGTGTAGATATACCTAATGTGAACACCTTGTTCGTTGAAAACGCTGATCACATGGGCTTGTCTCAGCTGTACCAGTTGAGAGGACGCATTGGGCGAAGTAGCCGGGTGGCGTATGCCTACTTTACGTACAAACCTAATAAGGTGTTGACCGAAGTTAGTGAGAAACGTTTGGAAGCTATCAAAGATTTTACGGAACTTGGTTCAGGTTTTAAAATTGCTATGCGTGATTTATCCATTCGTGGTGCTGGAAACTTACTCGGCAAGCAACAACATGGATTTATCGATTCAGTTGGGTATGATTTATATACGCAGATGTTGACAGATGCGGTAAATCAAAAACAAGGTAAAAAAGCCAAAGTCACAACTGATGCAGAAGTTGAATTGGGTGTTGAAGCTTATTTACCAAGCACGTACATTGAAGATCAACGGCAAAAGATTGAACTGTATAAACGTATTCGGCAAATTGAAAATCAAGATCAGTATGTTGAAATCCAAGAAGATTTAATTGACCGATTTGGAGAATATCCAGTAGAGGTTACTAACCTCCTTGCCATTGGCCAAATTAAGATGTTGGCCGATGAAGCGTTAATAGAAAAAATTCAGCGACATGAAGATGCAATTCAAGTCACGCTCTCTCCTCGAGCGACTGGAAAATTACAACAAGCTGATATTTTTGAAGCCTTGTCTGCAACCAAGTTGAAAGCTATGGTGAATGTCGACGGTGGGAAAATGCAGATTAAGTTAGTGATTCAGCCAAAAATGGAAGAAAAAGATTGGTTAAAGCAATTAAAAGAGTTTGTTGAAGCGTTGATCAAAAAAGTGGCGTAG
- the pth gene encoding aminoacyl-tRNA hydrolase encodes MKMIVGLGNIGTKYDGTRHNTGFMVVDEFARIHQAPFSKHQMEASLATTVINGEKVLLVKPSTYMNDSGRAVRPLLDYYKIDIADLIVVYDDMDLPVGKIRFRKKGAAGGHNGIKSLIAHLKTQDFDRLKVGTDHPQKTTVVNYVLSKFTATQQPLFDESVDHSISGLEDWVNGMSIADLMNKYN; translated from the coding sequence ATGAAAATGATTGTTGGTTTGGGAAATATTGGCACAAAATATGATGGCACACGACATAATACTGGGTTTATGGTTGTGGACGAGTTTGCCCGGATTCACCAGGCACCCTTTTCTAAACATCAAATGGAAGCGAGCCTTGCAACTACAGTCATTAATGGAGAAAAAGTTTTATTAGTTAAACCTTCAACTTATATGAATGACTCTGGAAGAGCTGTTCGGCCTTTACTAGATTATTATAAAATCGACATTGCTGATTTGATTGTTGTTTACGATGATATGGATTTGCCAGTCGGTAAAATTCGGTTTCGGAAAAAAGGAGCAGCTGGCGGCCATAATGGTATAAAAAGTTTAATTGCTCATTTAAAGACTCAAGATTTTGATCGCCTAAAAGTTGGGACAGATCATCCCCAAAAAACAACGGTTGTGAATTATGTGCTGAGCAAATTTACGGCTACCCAGCAACCCTTGTTTGATGAAAGTGTTGATCACAGTATTAGCGGCTTAGAAGACTGGGTAAACGGCATGTCGATTGCAGATTTAATGAACAAATATAATTAA
- a CDS encoding L-lactate dehydrogenase — protein sequence MSNTPNHQKVVLVGDGAVGSSFAFAMAQQGIAEEFVIVDVIKDRTQGDALDLEDATPFTSPKKIYSGEYSDCKDADLVVITAGAPQKPGETRLDLVNKNLKILSTIVKPVVDSGFDGIFLVAANPVDILTYATWKFSGFPKEKVIGSGISLDTARLRVALGKKFDVSPASVDAYILGEHGDSEFAGYSAATIGTKPLLEIAKEEGVTADDLAKIEDDVRNKAYEIINKKGATFYGVATALTRISKAILRDENAVLPVGAYMDGQYDGLKDIYIGTPAVINGSGLVRVIESPLNADEKQKMADSAKTLKQVLTDGLANLEK from the coding sequence TTGTCTAATACACCAAATCATCAAAAAGTTGTTTTAGTCGGCGACGGCGCTGTTGGTTCTAGTTTTGCATTTGCTATGGCTCAACAAGGAATTGCCGAAGAATTTGTCATTGTGGATGTAATTAAGGATCGTACTCAAGGAGATGCACTTGACCTTGAAGATGCAACCCCATTTACTTCACCAAAGAAGATCTATTCTGGCGAATACTCAGATTGCAAGGATGCTGACTTAGTTGTTATCACAGCCGGCGCACCTCAAAAACCTGGCGAAACTCGTTTAGACCTTGTAAACAAGAACTTGAAGATCTTATCAACAATCGTTAAACCAGTTGTTGACTCAGGTTTCGATGGTATTTTCTTGGTTGCTGCTAACCCAGTTGATATCTTAACTTACGCTACATGGAAATTCTCAGGATTCCCTAAGGAAAAGGTTATCGGCTCAGGAATTTCATTGGATACCGCTCGTTTACGTGTGGCTCTTGGTAAGAAATTCGATGTTTCACCTGCTTCCGTTGATGCTTACATCTTAGGCGAACATGGTGATTCCGAATTTGCTGGTTACTCAGCTGCTACAATCGGTACAAAACCATTGCTTGAAATTGCTAAAGAAGAAGGCGTTACAGCCGACGATCTTGCTAAAATTGAAGACGATGTTCGTAACAAAGCTTACGAAATCATCAACAAAAAAGGCGCAACATTCTATGGTGTTGCAACTGCTTTAACACGGATCTCAAAAGCAATCTTACGTGATGAAAATGCTGTTCTCCCTGTTGGTGCTTACATGGACGGCCAATATGATGGTTTGAAAGACATTTACATCGGTACACCAGCTGTTATTAATGGTTCTGGTTTGGTACGTGTTATCGAATCACCATTAAACGCTGATGAAAAACAAAAGATGGCAGATTCTGCTAAGACTTTGAAACAAGTTTTGACAGATGGTTTGGCTAACTTAGAGAAATAA
- a CDS encoding L,D-transpeptidase family protein: MRHQAKHSWRFLGLFVVLLAIIYGIGSYHFASNDRFLPNTKIASVNVGNKTTKQATTLITSKLTNREFSITQNGKTLTSFNTNQTGLKFQSPSLKSALKNQNSWAWPLHLVGRVEASKTTKFTSTTTNSSEFNKLVATEAAKLNQNRTAAKPATLKLRNGKVTTTKATQGNQIDATKLAASLKKALNNGKTSLNLNSTVYKTEPTSSSTKAASDAKLAQAIANEKAVYHIGGYTVTIPKTELAKWITYNNNQVSLNQSLVKAYVTKLDNKYKTYGKTKTFKSTLRGTVKVSGGLFGWSIKLDDETAALTKEILKGKNFERTPVIQGTGYNTKKQIIGNTYVEVDKTNQKMFIYVDGKLKLKTNVVTGLPPKQTTTTGVWSVWAKKRNATLRGNELDGSSYASKVSYWMPIDDTGIGIHDASWQPTFGGTWYKTHGSNGCINTPPSVMPKVYKLVALGTPVIVF; the protein is encoded by the coding sequence ATGAGACATCAAGCAAAACATTCATGGCGTTTTCTTGGCCTTTTCGTTGTTTTATTGGCCATCATTTATGGCATTGGCAGTTACCACTTCGCCAGCAATGATCGTTTCCTACCAAACACCAAGATTGCGAGCGTCAATGTAGGAAATAAAACGACCAAGCAAGCAACTACGCTAATCACTAGCAAGCTGACCAACCGGGAATTTTCCATTACCCAAAACGGTAAGACTTTAACCAGTTTTAACACAAATCAAACGGGACTCAAGTTTCAATCTCCTTCCCTAAAGTCAGCCTTAAAGAACCAAAATAGTTGGGCTTGGCCCCTCCACCTTGTAGGTAGAGTGGAAGCCAGCAAAACAACAAAGTTTACCAGCACGACTACAAATAGCAGCGAGTTTAATAAATTGGTTGCAACCGAAGCTGCTAAACTAAATCAGAATCGAACGGCTGCCAAACCGGCCACGCTTAAATTGCGTAACGGTAAGGTAACCACCACAAAAGCCACTCAAGGTAACCAAATTGACGCAACCAAGTTAGCAGCCAGCCTCAAAAAGGCTCTCAATAATGGAAAAACTAGCCTAAATCTTAACTCCACAGTCTACAAGACTGAACCAACTAGTTCTTCAACCAAAGCTGCTAGCGATGCTAAGTTGGCTCAGGCAATCGCTAACGAAAAGGCAGTATATCACATTGGTGGTTATACGGTTACGATTCCCAAAACCGAACTTGCAAAATGGATCACCTATAACAATAATCAGGTTTCTCTGAATCAATCGCTTGTAAAAGCATATGTCACAAAACTTGATAATAAATACAAAACTTATGGAAAAACAAAAACATTTAAGAGTACGCTTCGGGGGACTGTGAAAGTCAGTGGTGGTCTCTTTGGCTGGAGTATCAAGCTAGACGATGAAACAGCTGCCCTCACAAAAGAAATTCTCAAGGGTAAGAATTTTGAACGGACACCTGTGATTCAAGGAACTGGCTATAACACTAAGAAACAGATTATCGGAAATACCTATGTTGAAGTTGATAAAACCAATCAAAAAATGTTTATCTACGTTGACGGCAAACTCAAACTAAAAACAAACGTTGTAACAGGCTTGCCACCAAAGCAAACTACCACAACCGGTGTTTGGTCCGTTTGGGCGAAGAAACGAAATGCCACTCTAAGAGGTAACGAACTCGACGGCTCATCGTATGCATCTAAAGTTAGCTACTGGATGCCAATTGATGATACCGGAATTGGGATTCACGATGCCTCATGGCAACCAACCTTTGGGGGAACCTGGTATAAAACTCATGGTTCAAATGGCTGTATTAATACACCCCCATCTGTGATGCCAAAAGTTTATAAACTCGTTGCACTGGGAACGCCAGTCATCGTCTTTTAA
- the cbpA gene encoding cyclic di-AMP binding protein CbpA, translating into MLLKSLVKPKERLTTVREDAILEEALKILEDSGFRCVPILDETGQLFRGNIYKMHIYRHKSRGGDMSLPVTTLLKNATKFISVNSAFFNVFFSIKDLPYITVLDDNNHFYGILTHARLLDMLSQSWNVNVGSYVLTVVSIGERGDLASMAKIITKYTSISSVMSLDAQGGELVHRTLFTLPSDVGKKKLDRIVDNLERKEFRVPEIEDLQSYDHI; encoded by the coding sequence ATGCTCTTAAAATCACTTGTTAAACCAAAGGAACGTTTAACCACCGTGCGTGAAGACGCGATTTTGGAAGAAGCATTAAAAATTCTTGAGGATTCTGGCTTTCGTTGTGTACCTATCTTAGATGAAACAGGTCAGTTATTCCGCGGAAACATTTACAAAATGCACATTTATCGTCATAAATCACGAGGTGGTGATATGAGCCTTCCCGTGACAACCTTATTAAAAAATGCTACGAAATTTATTTCCGTTAACTCAGCATTTTTTAACGTTTTCTTCTCTATTAAAGATTTACCATATATTACTGTTTTAGATGATAACAATCATTTTTACGGTATTTTGACCCATGCGCGACTATTAGACATGTTATCTCAATCATGGAACGTAAATGTCGGTAGTTACGTCTTGACCGTAGTTTCTATTGGTGAACGTGGCGACTTAGCCTCAATGGCTAAAATCATCACTAAATATACGTCAATCTCCAGTGTAATGTCATTGGACGCTCAGGGTGGTGAGCTGGTTCATCGGACTCTCTTTACGCTCCCTTCTGATGTTGGTAAGAAGAAGCTCGATCGGATCGTGGATAATCTTGAACGTAAAGAATTCCGAGTCCCTGAAATTGAAGATTTACAATCCTATGATCATATCTAA
- a CDS encoding QueT transporter family protein — MSNHQTKSWIINAMVAALYIVLSLLVGVFGLASNAIQFRISEGLNHLVVFNKKYIWGIVAGVLLFNAFGPGNSIPNVIFGTGQTLLALLIVAYVSPKLPKTWQKMALNTILFTVSMCLVALELKLTLNLPFWWTYFTTAVSELIIMTITAPIMYYLDKFVHFSQRIEDK, encoded by the coding sequence TTGAGTAATCATCAAACGAAATCCTGGATTATCAATGCGATGGTAGCTGCATTGTATATTGTTTTATCGCTACTAGTTGGTGTTTTTGGATTGGCTTCTAATGCAATTCAATTTCGGATTTCTGAAGGCTTGAATCATTTAGTAGTCTTTAACAAGAAATATATTTGGGGAATCGTGGCAGGAGTATTGTTGTTTAATGCATTTGGTCCCGGAAATTCAATTCCAAATGTGATTTTTGGAACAGGCCAAACATTACTAGCTTTGTTGATTGTGGCGTATGTGAGCCCCAAATTACCAAAGACTTGGCAAAAGATGGCTTTAAATACTATCTTATTCACGGTTTCGATGTGCTTAGTCGCGTTGGAGTTAAAGCTGACACTAAACCTACCGTTTTGGTGGACTTACTTTACAACGGCTGTTTCAGAGCTCATCATCATGACCATTACAGCTCCAATTATGTATTATCTAGATAAATTCGTGCATTTTAGTCAACGGATTGAGGATAAATAA
- a CDS encoding GNAT family N-acetyltransferase — protein MKNALMIRPFCQSDAESLYKIENKIWNSNNTPVVIDYPTPQSYLQDHSSENTIVALVNDLPVGSIEYHPATSKPASKYTWTFGIGVSPDYQSDGIGSQLLEHFKKFAQKSGVHKIHLRALGTNPGAIHFYQKHGFETEGILKDEFFINGIFVADYQMAYFFD, from the coding sequence ATGAAAAACGCACTGATGATCCGGCCATTTTGTCAATCTGATGCCGAATCACTTTATAAAATTGAAAACAAAATTTGGAATTCAAATAATACCCCCGTTGTAATTGACTATCCAACTCCTCAAAGTTATTTGCAGGATCATTCCAGTGAAAATACCATTGTGGCGCTCGTTAATGACCTGCCAGTTGGTTCGATTGAATATCATCCTGCCACTTCAAAACCCGCATCCAAATATACCTGGACTTTCGGAATCGGCGTATCACCAGACTATCAATCAGATGGTATTGGTAGTCAATTACTGGAGCATTTCAAAAAGTTTGCCCAGAAATCTGGCGTTCATAAAATCCATCTCAGAGCGTTAGGAACTAATCCTGGTGCAATCCATTTTTATCAAAAACATGGTTTTGAAACAGAGGGAATCCTAAAAGACGAATTTTTCATTAATGGTATTTTTGTAGCTGACTACCAAATGGCTTATTTTTTCGACTAA
- a CDS encoding DUF488 domain-containing protein, translating into MQIKLERIYTKPAYLGGYRVLVDRLWPRGISKVNAQLDWWAKEIGPSTDLRKWFGHDPEKFTEFTKKYVAELNSSEFTRGFLDKIKEQLKTQDVIFLYGAKDETHNQAIVLKAYIEEKFQV; encoded by the coding sequence ATGCAAATCAAGTTGGAAAGAATTTATACCAAACCGGCATATTTAGGTGGCTATCGGGTGCTGGTAGATCGGCTGTGGCCAAGAGGAATTTCTAAAGTTAACGCTCAGTTAGATTGGTGGGCAAAAGAAATAGGACCAAGTACCGACCTGAGGAAATGGTTCGGACATGATCCCGAAAAGTTTACTGAATTCACAAAAAAATATGTAGCGGAACTCAACAGTTCCGAATTTACTAGGGGATTTCTGGATAAGATCAAGGAACAACTGAAAACTCAAGACGTTATTTTTCTTTATGGGGCTAAAGATGAAACGCACAACCAAGCAATCGTGTTAAAGGCCTACATTGAAGAAAAATTTCAGGTTTAG
- a CDS encoding type II toxin-antitoxin system PemK/MazF family toxin — MSEANVKRGDIFYADLSPVVGSEQGGLRPVLIVQNNIGNHYSPTVIVAAITAKIQKPKMPTHVGITAAETGVERNSVILLEQIRTIDKQRLKDQVGQLTTSKMLEVDAALKVSVGLAENVQHT; from the coding sequence ATGAGTGAAGCCAACGTTAAACGTGGCGACATTTTTTATGCTGACTTGTCTCCTGTAGTTGGGTCTGAACAGGGTGGCTTGCGCCCTGTTCTAATTGTTCAAAACAATATCGGTAATCACTATAGTCCTACTGTGATTGTGGCAGCTATTACTGCTAAAATACAAAAACCAAAAATGCCAACTCATGTTGGAATTACAGCTGCAGAGACAGGCGTTGAACGAAATTCAGTTATTTTGCTGGAACAGATTCGGACAATTGATAAACAACGGCTTAAGGATCAAGTCGGACAATTGACCACCAGCAAAATGCTAGAGGTAGATGCAGCCTTAAAGGTTAGTGTCGGACTAGCCGAAAACGTTCAACATACATAG